The Syngnathus typhle isolate RoL2023-S1 ecotype Sweden linkage group LG16, RoL_Styp_1.0, whole genome shotgun sequence genome includes a region encoding these proteins:
- the LOC133169416 gene encoding interactor protein for cytohesin exchange factors 1-like isoform X5 gives MAADDYNPVSLRHKSKKKSRTGNGAMSRRRVSVKELGQPDHQGWLYKKKESKGFLGMKWKKFWFVLKKTALYWYTNQLAEKAEGYIDLANFMIDRAIECKKKHAFKACHPQVMMFYFAAENHEEMNIWLNKLGLASIHYEPTEQNTAAECYSEASDHEDAETTDIPPPPYCEQTQRDSVAPSGPPGSTHQGTLPPPYTPTVPSEGNGSHSSPPSTMTSHSSSASSLSKQRQSWLDLVAQVSSASSGEAPAVCSVQVHLHQHPPEEDEEEVESLAPLELAETGFTEEGAANMEASGVVDKGDYGNTADEMEKLYIHLKEASLSPIGDRKPSTKREFRASFVKRCKNQTVNDKLHLVRTLTSTLKSKQADLQALEQVLSDTELTSVRFREWKEANGPLVQEIHVPNDQHVESEASQDGAMAIAAPVAESSL, from the exons ATGGCTGCTGACGATTACAACCCA GTCTCCCTGCGCCACAAGTCCAAGAAGAAGAGCCGAACCG gCAATGGTGCAATGAGCAGGCGGCGGGTGTCAGTCAAAGAGCTGGGTCAGCCCGACCACCAGGGTTGGTTGTACAAGAAGAAAGAGAGCAAAGGCTTCCTGGGTATGAAATGGAAGAAGTTCTGGTTCGTCCTGAAGAAAACAGCGTTATATTGGTACACAAACCAGCTG GCGGAGAAAGCCGAGGGCTACATTGACCTCGCCAACTTCATGATCGACCGAGCCATCGAGTGCAAGAAGAAACA TGCATTCAAAGCCTGCCACCCACAAGTTatgatgttttattttgctgCTGAGAACCACGAAGAAATGAACAT ATGGCTGAACAAGCTCGGGCTTGCCTCCATTCATTATGAGCCCACGGAACAAAACACAGCAGCTG AGTGTTACAGTGAGGCCAGTGACCATGAAGATGCAGAAACCACAGATATACCTCCACCGCCATACTGTGAGCAGACCCAGCGGGACTCCGTGGCTCCGTCTGGTCCACCTGGTAGCACACATCAG GGCACTCTTCCTCCACCGTACACGCCGACGGTCCCTAGCGAAGGAAACGGCTCACATTCCTCGCCTCCCAGTACGATGACATCACACAGCTCGTCCGCCTCGTCTCTCTCCAAACAGCGCCAGTCCTGGTTGGACCTGGTGGCACAGGTGTCTTCTGCTTCTTCAGGCGAAGCGCCGGCGGTGTGCTCGGTCCAGGTGCACTTGCATCAACATCCGcctgaggaggacgaggaggaggtggagagtTTGGCTCCTCTGGAGTTGGCTGAAACAGGGTTCACCGAGGAAGGTGCAGCAAACATGGAGGCTTCAGGTGTGGTGGACAAAG GTGATTACGGCAACACCGCCGATGAGATGGAGAAACTGTATATCCACCTGAAGGAGGCCAGCCTGTCGCCTATAGGAGACCGCAAACCATCCACCAAACGGGAATTCAGGGCATCCTTCGTGAAACGTTGCAAAAACCAAACTGTCAATGACAAACTGCATCTCGTCAGGACACTGACCAGCACCTTaaag TCAAAACAGGCAGACCTACAGGCACTAGAGCAGGTGCTGTCAGACACTGAGCTGACTTCGGTCAGGTTCAGAGAATGGAAGGAAGCCAACGGGCCTTTGGTGCAAGAGATCCATGTCCCAAACGACCAACATGTGGAGTCAGAGGCCTCTCAAGATGGCGCAATGGCCATTGCTGCTCCTGTGGCTGAGTCCAGTTTGTAA